A single region of the Streptomyces virginiae genome encodes:
- a CDS encoding metal-sensitive transcriptional regulator, with protein sequence MKVDDDAVSSVLNRLRRAQGQLAGVIAMIEAGRDCKDVVTQLAAVSKALDRAGFKIVASGMRQCMNNADESQAPMTEEELEKLFLTLA encoded by the coding sequence GTGAAGGTCGACGACGACGCGGTCAGCTCAGTCCTCAACCGACTGCGCCGCGCCCAGGGGCAGCTCGCCGGTGTCATCGCCATGATCGAAGCCGGGCGGGACTGCAAGGACGTCGTCACCCAGCTCGCCGCCGTCTCCAAGGCACTCGACCGCGCCGGATTCAAAATCGTCGCCAGCGGCATGCGCCAGTGCATGAACAACGCCGATGAGAGCCAGGCGCCCATGACCGAGGAAGAACTCGAAAAGCTCTTCCTCACCCTGGCCTGA
- a CDS encoding heavy metal translocating P-type ATPase gives MAHPADHRTTGKERSTAVLDVRGMVRASQQSTVAAVLGRRPGVLDVEVNPVAQSATVVFDPRRTSLAELRAWVTECGYHCAGQSVPSHICDPMQEPDPPGFTAAPQRPQTTPVTTAGARSHDEAKEHDGHGEMSMAAMVADMRHRFLVAVAFSVPIVVWSPIGEEVFGWHAPVPFGLRQDVWALLLSLPVIFYSCSIFFVGAVRALRARTLDMMVLVAVAVGAGWLYSLIVTLTGGGDVFYEAATVLASFVLLGHWFEMRARGGANDAIRTLLDLAPSKAVVLRDGGPVEVATAEVVVGDLLLVRPGTKVAADGIVEEGESEVDESTVTGESMPVHKGPGSPVVGATLNANGTLRVRATKVGADTALAQIVKLVQEAQNSKAPGQRLADRAAFWLVLVALVGGALTLAVWLLATDRPFGEAMLFAITVVVITCPDALGLATPTAIMVGTGLGAQRGVLFKNAMALEASAGIRTVVMDKTGTLTKGEPEVTDVISVRGGDEDEVLRLVAAVEQESEHPLAAAVVRYAATRGVAAARAHRFENVPGHGATAVVDGHRVAVGNRRLIEREGVDLGPLSGRRKELVATGRTVVIAAVDGRAAALIGIADALRETSPAAVADLHSLGVEVVMLTGDNRATAERIAQRLGINTVIADVLPGDKAAKIGELQQGGRTVAMVGDGVNDAPALAQADLGIAIGAGTDVAIETADLVLMRSDPLDVPTALRIGRGTSRKMRQNLGWAIGYNAIALPIAAGVFEPATGLILRPEIAALSMSGSSIIVAVNALALKRLHLPRPQRTDPVGGGGGRG, from the coding sequence ATGGCGCACCCCGCAGACCACCGCACTACGGGCAAGGAGCGCAGCACGGCGGTGCTGGATGTGCGGGGCATGGTGCGCGCGAGCCAGCAGAGCACCGTCGCGGCCGTACTGGGCCGTCGGCCAGGCGTGCTCGACGTCGAGGTCAACCCGGTGGCGCAGTCGGCCACGGTCGTGTTCGACCCTCGGCGGACCTCGCTCGCCGAGCTGCGCGCATGGGTGACCGAATGCGGCTACCACTGCGCAGGCCAGTCGGTGCCCTCCCACATCTGCGATCCGATGCAGGAACCGGACCCGCCCGGCTTCACGGCTGCGCCGCAGCGCCCGCAGACGACGCCCGTGACCACAGCAGGCGCGCGCTCGCACGACGAGGCGAAGGAGCACGACGGCCACGGCGAGATGTCTATGGCGGCGATGGTCGCCGACATGCGCCACCGCTTCCTGGTCGCGGTGGCGTTCTCCGTCCCGATCGTTGTCTGGTCGCCGATCGGCGAGGAGGTCTTCGGCTGGCACGCACCCGTTCCGTTCGGCCTGCGCCAGGACGTGTGGGCACTGTTGCTGAGCCTGCCGGTGATCTTCTACTCCTGCTCGATCTTCTTCGTCGGCGCAGTACGGGCCCTGCGTGCCCGGACATTGGACATGATGGTGCTCGTGGCGGTCGCCGTCGGTGCCGGCTGGCTGTACTCGCTGATCGTCACCCTCACCGGGGGCGGGGACGTCTTCTACGAGGCAGCCACCGTGCTGGCCTCCTTCGTCCTGCTGGGCCACTGGTTCGAGATGCGTGCCCGCGGCGGTGCCAACGATGCCATTCGCACCCTCCTGGACCTCGCCCCGTCGAAGGCCGTGGTTCTGCGGGACGGCGGGCCCGTGGAGGTCGCCACCGCCGAGGTGGTCGTCGGGGATCTGCTGCTCGTACGCCCCGGGACGAAAGTCGCCGCGGACGGGATCGTGGAGGAGGGTGAGAGCGAGGTCGACGAGTCGACCGTGACCGGGGAGAGCATGCCCGTACACAAGGGCCCCGGCTCCCCGGTTGTCGGCGCCACCCTCAACGCCAACGGCACACTGCGGGTGCGGGCGACCAAGGTCGGTGCGGACACGGCGCTGGCCCAGATCGTCAAGCTCGTCCAGGAGGCCCAGAACTCCAAGGCTCCCGGTCAGCGGCTCGCCGACCGGGCCGCCTTCTGGCTCGTGCTCGTCGCCCTTGTCGGCGGCGCGCTCACCCTGGCCGTATGGCTGCTCGCCACCGACCGGCCCTTCGGCGAGGCCATGCTCTTCGCCATCACCGTGGTCGTCATCACCTGCCCGGACGCACTGGGCCTGGCCACCCCCACCGCGATCATGGTCGGGACCGGGCTGGGCGCCCAGCGGGGCGTGCTGTTCAAGAACGCCATGGCCCTGGAGGCATCTGCAGGCATCCGCACCGTGGTCATGGACAAGACCGGCACCCTCACCAAAGGCGAACCCGAAGTCACCGACGTGATCAGCGTCCGCGGCGGCGACGAGGACGAGGTGCTGCGGCTGGTCGCGGCCGTCGAGCAGGAATCGGAGCATCCGCTGGCCGCTGCGGTCGTACGGTACGCCGCCACGCGCGGCGTCGCCGCCGCGAGGGCCCACCGGTTCGAGAACGTACCGGGCCACGGCGCGACGGCCGTGGTCGACGGCCACCGGGTCGCGGTCGGAAACCGCCGCCTGATCGAACGTGAAGGCGTCGACCTCGGGCCCCTGAGCGGCCGGCGCAAGGAACTTGTCGCCACCGGCCGCACCGTCGTCATCGCCGCTGTCGACGGCCGGGCGGCGGCCCTCATCGGGATCGCCGACGCCCTGCGGGAGACTTCCCCGGCAGCGGTGGCCGACCTCCACAGCCTCGGCGTCGAGGTCGTCATGCTCACGGGCGACAACCGGGCGACCGCCGAACGGATCGCGCAGCGCCTGGGGATCAACACCGTCATCGCCGACGTCCTCCCCGGCGACAAGGCCGCCAAGATCGGCGAACTACAACAGGGCGGCCGCACGGTCGCCATGGTCGGTGACGGTGTCAACGACGCGCCCGCCCTCGCCCAGGCCGACCTGGGCATCGCGATCGGAGCCGGCACCGACGTCGCCATCGAGACCGCCGACCTCGTTCTGATGCGCTCCGACCCCCTGGACGTCCCCACCGCCCTGCGTATCGGCCGGGGCACCTCGCGCAAGATGCGCCAGAACCTCGGCTGGGCCATCGGCTACAACGCCATCGCCCTGCCCATCGCCGCCGGAGTCTTCGAACCCGCTACGGGCCTGATCCTCCGCCCCGAGATCGCCGCCCTGTCCATGTCCGGGTCCAGCATCATCGTCGCCGTCAACGCCCTCGCGCTCAAGCGCCTCCACCTGCCCCGCCCTCAGCGAACGGATCCGGTGGGCGGAGGCGGCGGGCGGGGCTGA
- a CDS encoding DUF5988 family protein — translation MATKAVLEGGPDDLPERIVSISDPGQDLKIPHRGGYEHFKNTSRHQDSPEGRLAVYEWWERTEIAE, via the coding sequence ATGGCGACCAAGGCAGTGCTTGAGGGCGGCCCGGACGATCTGCCCGAGCGGATCGTTTCGATCTCCGACCCCGGACAAGACCTGAAGATTCCACACCGCGGCGGGTACGAGCATTTCAAGAACACGTCGCGGCACCAGGACAGCCCGGAGGGACGACTGGCGGTCTACGAGTGGTGGGAACGGACAGAGATCGCCGAATGA
- a CDS encoding SAV_915 family protein, giving the protein MCLFQYDESDSEPEEQGPAGPLYVPARPGEAHVVVRLFRTPMGTRTAVGFTSPERLAATLGTAQP; this is encoded by the coding sequence ATGTGCTTGTTCCAGTACGACGAATCCGACTCCGAGCCCGAGGAACAGGGCCCGGCCGGGCCTCTGTACGTGCCCGCCCGGCCGGGAGAAGCGCACGTCGTCGTGCGGCTGTTCCGCACCCCGATGGGAACCCGTACCGCCGTCGGTTTCACCAGCCCGGAACGGCTGGCCGCCACGCTCGGTACGGCCCAGCCCTAA
- the lysA gene encoding diaminopimelate decarboxylase has product MTIAVLPEMPAAGELSVWPASTRPLPHGDLAVGGVSLTEIAERFATPVYVLDEGEVRGRCRTYRDAFPDADVLYAAKAFLSRAMVRWVQEEGLGLDVCSAGELELAVTTGFPPERIVLHRNAKSPHDPEAALRLGVGRIVIDSPSEIARIAAAVGPGGRQKVMVRVVPGVLAGGHDKIRTGREDQKFGLSLTDGGAQHAVTRILGQPRLELTGLHCHIGSQISEVKPYLVALRRMIGLMARIRDTHGLVLPELDMGGGHGIAYQPGEPALDLTALARRMRTELVDGCAAAGLPVPRLAVEPGRAVVGPAGVALYRVLTVKHTGENVFVAVDGDMIDNPRPALYGVRYAPRLVGRHSAAGPRTATVVGRHCEAGDILASDVQLPGDIHPGDLLAVPVAGAYQLSMASGYNLVGRPAVVAVHEDTARLLVRREALEDHRRRDIGA; this is encoded by the coding sequence ATGACCATCGCCGTTCTCCCTGAGATGCCCGCCGCCGGTGAGCTGTCCGTATGGCCCGCGTCCACGAGGCCGCTCCCCCACGGCGACCTGGCCGTCGGCGGAGTCTCCCTCACCGAGATCGCCGAGCGCTTCGCCACCCCCGTCTACGTACTGGACGAGGGCGAGGTCCGCGGGCGGTGCCGGACGTATCGCGACGCCTTCCCCGACGCGGACGTGCTGTACGCCGCCAAGGCGTTCCTCTCCCGCGCCATGGTCCGATGGGTCCAGGAGGAGGGGCTGGGCCTGGACGTATGCTCGGCCGGGGAGCTGGAACTCGCCGTCACCACCGGATTCCCGCCCGAGCGCATCGTGCTGCACAGAAACGCCAAGTCCCCCCACGACCCTGAGGCCGCCCTGCGCCTCGGTGTCGGACGGATCGTCATCGACAGCCCGTCCGAGATCGCCAGGATCGCCGCCGCCGTCGGCCCAGGCGGCCGCCAGAAGGTGATGGTGCGGGTGGTCCCGGGCGTCTTGGCCGGCGGCCACGACAAGATCCGAACCGGAAGGGAGGACCAGAAGTTCGGGCTCTCCCTCACCGACGGCGGCGCACAGCACGCCGTCACCCGGATCCTGGGCCAGCCGCGGCTCGAACTGACCGGCTTGCACTGCCACATCGGATCCCAGATATCCGAGGTGAAGCCCTACCTGGTCGCCCTGCGCCGCATGATCGGGCTCATGGCCCGCATCCGTGACACCCACGGCCTGGTCCTGCCCGAGCTGGACATGGGCGGCGGCCACGGCATCGCCTACCAGCCGGGCGAACCCGCCCTCGACCTCACCGCGCTCGCCCGGCGGATGCGTACCGAACTCGTCGACGGCTGCGCCGCCGCCGGACTGCCCGTGCCCCGGCTCGCCGTCGAACCCGGACGGGCCGTCGTGGGCCCCGCCGGAGTCGCCCTCTACCGGGTGCTCACCGTCAAGCACACCGGCGAGAACGTGTTCGTCGCCGTCGACGGCGACATGATCGACAACCCGCGCCCCGCCCTGTACGGGGTGCGGTACGCACCCCGGCTCGTCGGCCGCCACTCGGCGGCCGGGCCCCGTACGGCCACCGTCGTCGGGCGGCACTGCGAGGCGGGCGACATCCTCGCCTCCGACGTCCAGCTGCCGGGCGACATCCACCCCGGCGACCTGCTCGCCGTACCGGTGGCCGGTGCCTACCAGCTGTCCATGGCCTCCGGATACAACCTGGTCGGCCGCCCCGCCGTCGTAGCCGTCCACGAGGACACGGCCCGGCTCCTCGTCCGGCGGGAAGCTTTGGAGGACCACCGGCGCCGGGACATCGGCGCCTAA
- a CDS encoding cupin domain-containing protein — protein MTIKDIGPEPQSFDLEKATLENTDYRAVAWSGKYLQLTLMSIPVGEDIGLEAHPETDQFLRLDAGRGRVQMGRAKDRLDFDQEVEDGWAIFVPAGTWHNVTNIGDEPLQLYAVYAPVHHASGKIHATAADAERDEDSGDDEPASWSAQPDQQPSDEHA, from the coding sequence ATGACCATCAAGGACATCGGGCCGGAACCTCAAAGCTTCGACCTTGAGAAGGCGACGCTTGAAAACACGGACTATCGCGCCGTCGCCTGGTCCGGGAAGTATCTTCAGTTGACCCTCATGTCGATCCCGGTGGGTGAGGACATCGGCTTGGAAGCACACCCGGAGACCGACCAATTCCTACGACTCGACGCAGGCCGGGGCCGCGTCCAGATGGGCCGCGCGAAGGATCGACTCGACTTCGACCAGGAGGTCGAGGATGGTTGGGCAATCTTCGTACCCGCCGGCACTTGGCACAATGTCACCAACATCGGTGACGAGCCCCTGCAGCTCTACGCCGTATACGCACCGGTCCACCACGCGTCGGGCAAGATCCACGCGACAGCCGCCGACGCGGAGCGCGACGAGGACTCAGGCGACGACGAGCCGGCAAGCTGGTCGGCCCAGCCTGACCAACAGCCATCGGACGAGCACGCCTGA
- a CDS encoding universal stress protein, with translation MVGVTGTLGSLAALHRAAAEARARDAELRVVLAWQSPGGELGSRNGLSPSALAECRTAAVERLREVLDTAFRAVKPGVALAGLTVRRTPGAVLVDTARDVEDLLVVGTGSRTPLRRLPHPPSPALCAPQEQERRRCLRAIRLSGSGWKPVAKYPEDGSRWGTVGPDRGRRSTPPSGVGPRMAAAVVRYRPSVLDRPFHSAISVRSHHS, from the coding sequence GTGGTCGGCGTGACCGGCACCTTGGGGAGTCTGGCAGCCCTGCACAGGGCAGCCGCAGAGGCCCGCGCACGGGATGCGGAGCTGCGAGTCGTCCTGGCGTGGCAATCGCCGGGCGGTGAACTCGGCAGCCGGAACGGCCTCAGCCCCTCCGCCCTGGCGGAATGCCGTACGGCTGCCGTCGAAAGACTTCGCGAGGTGCTCGACACGGCGTTCCGTGCGGTGAAGCCCGGAGTCGCCCTCGCGGGCCTCACCGTACGGCGCACCCCCGGCGCCGTCCTGGTGGACACCGCCCGTGACGTGGAGGACCTCTTGGTCGTAGGCACCGGCTCACGTACTCCGTTGCGCCGCCTCCCGCACCCGCCCTCGCCTGCGCTCTGCGCTCCGCAGGAGCAAGAGCGGCGGCGTTGCCTTCGCGCCATTCGTTTGAGCGGCAGCGGCTGGAAGCCGGTCGCGAAGTACCCGGAGGACGGAAGCCGTTGGGGGACGGTTGGACCGGATCGAGGCCGGCGATCCACTCCACCAAGCGGTGTCGGCCCGCGCATGGCGGCCGCCGTGGTGAGGTATAGGCCGAGCGTCCTCGATCGTCCGTTTCATTCGGCGATCTCTGTCCGTTCCCACCACTCGTAG
- a CDS encoding DUF305 domain-containing protein — MNTNRSVPRRAALAATAAALGLILGACGTDDSTNTAGTAAGTSTTTPAPSEAEQHNKADVAFAQGMIPHHRQAIVMSDMAQSHGASDAVKALAERIKKAQQPEIDAMAGWLRAWGEKVPAGMGGMDGMGHGDDDSALPGMMDDEDLNRIGSARGNAFDTMFLIHMIEHHEGAIDMAETEQRQGLYGPAKTLADDIITSQTAEITQMREMLKNG; from the coding sequence ATGAACACGAACCGATCCGTACCGCGTCGTGCGGCCCTGGCCGCCACCGCGGCCGCCCTCGGCCTGATCCTCGGGGCCTGCGGCACCGACGACAGTACGAACACTGCCGGCACCGCTGCCGGTACTTCCACGACCACCCCGGCTCCGTCCGAGGCCGAACAGCACAACAAGGCGGACGTCGCCTTCGCACAAGGGATGATCCCCCACCACCGCCAGGCCATCGTCATGTCCGACATGGCCCAGTCCCACGGCGCCTCCGACGCGGTCAAGGCCCTCGCCGAGAGGATCAAGAAGGCGCAGCAGCCGGAAATCGACGCCATGGCCGGCTGGCTGAGGGCATGGGGCGAGAAAGTGCCCGCCGGCATGGGAGGCATGGACGGGATGGGACACGGCGATGACGACTCCGCCCTGCCCGGCATGATGGACGACGAGGACCTCAACCGCATCGGGAGCGCGCGGGGCAATGCCTTCGACACCATGTTCCTGATCCATATGATCGAGCACCACGAAGGCGCGATCGACATGGCGGAAACAGAGCAGCGGCAAGGTCTCTACGGCCCCGCCAAGACCCTTGCCGACGACATCATCACCTCCCAGACCGCCGAGATCACCCAGATGCGCGAGATGCTCAAGAACGGCTGA
- a CDS encoding DUF6153 family protein, whose amino-acid sequence MTGREPRTAPRVLMRLTMMLVLALTVGLLGMHALSPTAALPSPVTVEQHTSHHVATTDAGPHYLCPHDDHDTGRHISHADTMCASGSLPSAPDITAPDNVPITGTEHDDADAVAPVPNLLSAAYEAAGRRAPPSLAELQLLRI is encoded by the coding sequence ATGACCGGCCGCGAGCCCCGCACTGCACCACGGGTGCTGATGCGGCTCACCATGATGCTCGTCCTGGCCCTCACCGTCGGGCTGCTCGGTATGCACGCCCTGAGCCCTACGGCCGCTCTGCCGTCGCCGGTCACCGTCGAGCAGCACACGTCCCACCACGTGGCGACGACAGATGCCGGTCCGCACTACCTATGCCCCCACGACGACCACGACACGGGCCGCCACATCAGCCACGCGGACACGATGTGCGCCTCCGGGTCCCTGCCCAGTGCCCCCGACATCACCGCACCGGACAACGTACCCATCACCGGCACAGAGCACGACGACGCCGATGCCGTTGCCCCCGTGCCGAACCTGCTCTCAGCGGCCTACGAAGCCGCCGGAAGACGGGCGCCACCCTCGCTCGCCGAACTCCAGCTCCTGCGGATATAG
- a CDS encoding 1-phosphofructokinase family hexose kinase, producing the protein MRTAGTPEPTTAKSTHGAGGSESASERAILTLTMNPAVDLCWEVGHLEVIGKNRARVRSVAAGGGGINVARHVVRLGGRATAVHTAGGEVGLRLNRLLDEEGVDHVAIDIDDGTREALVLFEAESRRGYHIVPPGPHLHDHEGRRSLDALVQAVGNCPYVVASGSLPGGLPDDFYAVAARRVREAGSRLVLDTSGPALRGALAEGVFLLRCNRTEAESLTGRPVRGFDDARALNEHLIATGAAEIAVTTLGELGALCSTGHGHTELYAPPLPGEPLSDAGAGDSMVAALITQLAAGEDPVSAAASGVAAAAAAMLTPSTEPFDLDTARSLRSQVRTRSQTDARRRGV; encoded by the coding sequence ATGAGGACGGCCGGGACGCCGGAACCCACCACAGCCAAGAGTACCCACGGCGCAGGAGGATCGGAGAGTGCGTCCGAGCGGGCGATCCTCACCTTGACGATGAATCCTGCGGTCGATCTCTGCTGGGAGGTCGGGCACCTGGAGGTCATCGGCAAGAACCGTGCCCGGGTCAGGTCGGTGGCCGCCGGGGGCGGAGGGATCAACGTCGCCCGTCATGTCGTGCGGCTCGGAGGACGAGCCACCGCCGTCCACACCGCCGGAGGCGAGGTCGGCCTGCGCCTGAACCGACTGCTGGACGAAGAGGGCGTCGACCACGTCGCCATCGACATCGACGACGGCACCCGCGAAGCACTCGTGCTGTTCGAGGCCGAATCGAGGCGCGGCTACCACATCGTGCCGCCCGGCCCGCACCTGCACGACCACGAGGGGCGGCGATCCCTGGATGCGCTGGTGCAGGCCGTCGGCAACTGCCCGTACGTCGTGGCCAGCGGCAGCCTGCCCGGCGGCTTGCCCGACGACTTCTACGCGGTCGCCGCCCGCCGCGTCAGGGAAGCCGGATCCCGACTGGTCCTGGACACCTCCGGTCCGGCGCTTCGCGGAGCACTCGCGGAGGGCGTGTTCCTGCTCAGGTGCAACCGCACAGAGGCCGAGAGCCTGACCGGCCGGCCGGTCCGTGGCTTCGACGACGCCCGGGCTCTCAACGAGCACCTGATCGCCACAGGGGCCGCCGAGATCGCCGTCACCACCCTCGGAGAGCTGGGCGCACTGTGCTCGACCGGCCACGGCCACACCGAGCTCTACGCGCCGCCGCTGCCTGGCGAGCCCCTGAGCGACGCCGGGGCGGGAGACAGCATGGTCGCCGCCCTCATCACACAGCTGGCCGCCGGAGAGGATCCCGTCAGCGCCGCCGCGTCGGGGGTGGCCGCAGCCGCCGCAGCGATGCTCACCCCCAGCACCGAGCCCTTCGACCTGGACACGGCCCGATCCCTCCGCTCCCAGGTGAGGACCAGGTCCCAAACCGATGCTCGGCGCCGGGGCGTTTGA